The following proteins are encoded in a genomic region of Hymenobacter siberiensis:
- a CDS encoding GNAT family N-acetyltransferase yields the protein MLPFDSARLHFRPLTPADTAGMFALDSDPAVHRYLGSIGGQMVSTLTQSAQTIAYIEAQYAAVGIGRWAVVLRETGEFMGWAGLKLVASPINGRHDFYDLGYRFLPRFWGQGYGFEAARAWLDYGFDVLHLPRICAYADTHNVASRRILTKIGLREEPEEFLIEGMPCVWFEADAPY from the coding sequence ATGCTGCCTTTCGATAGCGCCCGCCTGCACTTCCGCCCCCTCACCCCTGCCGACACGGCCGGGATGTTTGCGCTCGATTCCGACCCGGCCGTGCACCGCTACCTCGGCAGCATTGGCGGGCAGATGGTAAGCACGCTGACCCAAAGCGCCCAGACCATTGCCTACATCGAAGCCCAGTATGCTGCCGTCGGCATCGGGCGCTGGGCCGTGGTGCTGCGCGAAACCGGCGAGTTCATGGGTTGGGCCGGGCTGAAACTGGTGGCCAGCCCCATCAACGGCCGGCACGATTTCTACGACCTGGGCTACCGGTTTTTGCCGCGTTTCTGGGGGCAGGGCTACGGCTTCGAGGCGGCCCGGGCCTGGCTCGACTACGGGTTCGATGTGCTGCACCTGCCCCGCATCTGTGCCTACGCCGACACCCACAACGTGGCTTCGCGCCGCATTCTCACCAAAATTGGCCTGCGCGAGGAGCCGGAGGAGTTTTTGATTGAAGGAATGCCCTGCGTCTGGTTCGAGGCCGACGCGCCATACTAA
- a CDS encoding phosphatase PAP2 family protein → MPAPGALRLTVLVAAITFGWLAFAVLRFGGLLWDAPVLEFWHRHATPGLDNAAVLLTIIGNTWPMVGLGVLVFLGLLWRRQGRAAALFFLSVGGSMLLTQVIKPLVARPRPALWASIRPEHTFSFPSGHAMDTAAIAAALVLLVWGRRGRGWVWGLMPLFALAVGWARMYLGVHNPSDVLAGWAAAVAWVAAVHWVALRRPRQ, encoded by the coding sequence GTGCCAGCCCCCGGAGCCCTGCGGCTCACTGTGCTGGTTGCGGCCATCACCTTTGGCTGGCTGGCCTTTGCCGTGCTGCGCTTCGGCGGGTTGCTCTGGGATGCGCCCGTGCTGGAATTCTGGCACCGCCACGCCACGCCGGGGCTGGATAATGCGGCCGTCCTGCTCACCATCATCGGTAATACCTGGCCGATGGTGGGCCTCGGGGTGCTGGTATTTCTGGGGCTGCTGTGGCGGCGGCAGGGGCGGGCGGCGGCGCTGTTTTTCCTCTCAGTAGGCGGGTCGATGCTGCTCACGCAGGTTATTAAGCCGCTGGTGGCGCGGCCCCGGCCGGCGCTCTGGGCCAGCATTCGGCCCGAGCATACGTTCAGCTTCCCGAGCGGGCACGCCATGGATACGGCGGCCATTGCGGCGGCGCTGGTGCTCCTGGTGTGGGGCCGTCGGGGGCGCGGGTGGGTTTGGGGGCTGATGCCGTTGTTTGCGCTGGCCGTGGGCTGGGCGCGCATGTACCTGGGCGTGCACAACCCGTCGGATGTGCTGGCCGGCTGGGCGGCGGCCGTGGCCTGGGTGGCAGCGGTGCATTGGGTGGCGCTGCGCCGGCCACGCCAGTAG
- a CDS encoding phosphatase PAP2 family protein — protein sequence MPNSFWSRLRHALRAHKMVLLALLAGLIMPWVVFVNVAEDIWESGGFIGDKQILAFLHAHATPALDQLALALTAAGAPLPMGVLAVLITVGLAVWGVRRQAWFFGLSVGGAMALNLLVKVLFARPRPALWQSLKPAFYYSFPSGHAIGAAAMGFLLWQWRGRWPASALGALFALAVGWSRVYLGVHFPSDVLAGWTGAVGWVAGLHMLFSPEFHQLRQFWRESLHHRFPNLVSPSDETQSAPA from the coding sequence ATGCCCAATTCTTTCTGGTCCCGCCTGCGCCATGCCCTGCGAGCACACAAGATGGTGCTGCTGGCCCTACTGGCTGGGCTGATAATGCCCTGGGTGGTGTTCGTGAACGTGGCCGAGGACATTTGGGAGTCCGGCGGCTTTATCGGCGATAAGCAGATTCTGGCGTTTCTGCACGCCCATGCCACCCCGGCGCTCGACCAGCTGGCGCTGGCCCTCACCGCCGCCGGCGCCCCCCTGCCCATGGGCGTGTTGGCCGTGCTCATCACCGTGGGGCTGGCCGTGTGGGGCGTGCGCCGGCAGGCGTGGTTTTTTGGCCTGTCGGTGGGCGGGGCCATGGCCCTGAATCTGCTGGTGAAAGTGCTGTTTGCCCGGCCCCGGCCCGCGCTGTGGCAAAGCCTGAAGCCGGCGTTTTACTACAGCTTTCCGAGCGGGCACGCCATCGGGGCGGCGGCCATGGGGTTTCTGCTGTGGCAGTGGCGCGGCCGGTGGCCGGCCTCGGCGCTGGGGGCGCTGTTTGCCCTGGCCGTGGGCTGGAGCCGGGTGTACCTGGGCGTGCATTTCCCGTCCGACGTGCTGGCCGGCTGGACCGGCGCTGTGGGCTGGGTGGCGGGGCTGCACATGCTGTTTTCGCCCGAATTCCACCAGCTGCGGCAGTTCTGGCGCGAAAGCCTGCACCACCGTTTCCCCAATCTGGTGTCGCCGTCGGATGAAACGCAAAGCGCCCCGGCCTAG
- a CDS encoding YncE family protein, translating into MKNLLLVAPLALAFFGPAAHAQTAPAASYHLLNTISIGGEGGWDYLKVDPAGERLYVSHGTRVEVVDLKTRKLIGTIMDTPGVHGIEVVPGTNRGYITCGRNNTCVVFDVKTLKPIGAPIPTGPKPDALLYDAYSKRIFIFSNDGGKSTVLDAKTGAIVGAAELGGDVEEGVSDGHGTIFVNIENKSEIVAFDAKTLAVRHHYPLAPGEEPTGLAYDAKTNRLFSGCANEKLVVTDSKTGKQIAVLPTAKGTDGTGFDPATRNIITSNGSGTFTVLHEDAPGKYAVVGSVPTARGARTMSIDPKTGHVYTVTADYGSTPAPTTENPRPRPSIVPGTFRVLEFGR; encoded by the coding sequence ATGAAAAACCTGTTGCTGGTCGCGCCCCTGGCCTTGGCCTTTTTCGGCCCCGCCGCCCACGCCCAAACCGCGCCCGCCGCGTCGTACCACCTACTCAATACCATCAGCATTGGCGGCGAGGGCGGCTGGGACTACCTCAAAGTGGACCCCGCCGGCGAGCGCCTCTACGTGTCGCACGGCACGCGGGTGGAGGTGGTCGACTTGAAGACCCGTAAGCTCATCGGCACCATTATGGATACGCCAGGTGTGCACGGCATTGAAGTGGTGCCGGGCACCAATCGCGGCTACATCACCTGCGGGCGCAACAACACGTGCGTGGTGTTTGATGTGAAGACTCTGAAGCCCATCGGCGCGCCCATTCCTACCGGCCCCAAGCCCGATGCGCTGCTGTATGATGCCTATTCGAAGCGGATATTCATTTTCAGCAACGATGGTGGCAAAAGCACTGTGCTCGACGCCAAAACCGGGGCCATCGTGGGTGCCGCCGAGCTGGGCGGCGACGTGGAAGAAGGCGTGAGCGACGGCCACGGCACCATCTTCGTCAACATCGAGAACAAGAGCGAAATCGTGGCCTTCGACGCCAAAACCCTGGCCGTGCGCCACCACTACCCGCTGGCCCCCGGCGAAGAGCCCACCGGCCTGGCCTACGACGCCAAAACCAACCGCCTCTTCAGCGGCTGCGCCAACGAGAAGCTGGTGGTGACGGACAGCAAAACCGGCAAGCAAATCGCCGTGCTGCCCACCGCCAAAGGCACCGACGGCACGGGCTTCGACCCCGCCACCCGCAACATCATCACTTCCAACGGCTCGGGCACCTTCACCGTGCTGCACGAGGATGCGCCCGGCAAGTACGCGGTAGTGGGTAGCGTGCCCACCGCGCGCGGCGCCCGCACCATGAGCATCGACCCGAAAACCGGCCACGTCTATACCGTGACGGCTGATTACGGCTCCACGCCGGCCCCCACTACCGAGAACCCGCGCCCCCGGCCCAGCATTGTGCCTGGTACGTTCCGGGTGCTGGAGTTTGGGCGGTGA
- a CDS encoding VOC family protein, translating into MASKRFYTEILGLEIVAETYRAARDSHKLDLAIGGQYVLELFFFPNPPPRPSYPEAAGLRHLAFAMPDVAAAIRHLAAYEVPCEPVRVNELTGRRFTFFRTPTACRWSFTRGRDAIVGVSSLLMLFSWHGSARFRSFNDETPTIASLLHSADNHHPWRRVALHSTAPAQDARPPACRPLHGGPPRMGGPRHHLRSQRSQFHAGRHFSGL; encoded by the coding sequence GTGGCCTCGAAACGCTTCTACACCGAAATTCTCGGGCTCGAAATCGTGGCCGAAACCTACCGGGCGGCGCGCGACTCGCACAAACTGGATTTGGCCATCGGCGGGCAGTACGTGCTGGAGCTGTTTTTCTTCCCCAACCCGCCGCCCCGCCCCAGCTACCCCGAAGCCGCCGGCCTGCGCCACCTCGCCTTCGCCATGCCCGACGTGGCCGCCGCCATCCGGCACCTGGCGGCGTACGAGGTGCCCTGCGAGCCGGTGCGCGTGAATGAGCTCACCGGCCGCCGTTTTACGTTTTTTCGGACCCCGACGGCCTGCCGCTGGAGTTTTACGAGGGGTAGAGACGCAATAGTTGGAGTCTCGTCGTTGCTGATGTTGTTTAGTTGGCACGGTTCGGCGCGGTTTCGGTCGTTCAACGACGAGACTCCAACTATTGCATCTCTACTCCATTCAGCCGACAACCACCATCCTTGGCGGCGCGTAGCGTTACACTCCACCGCTCCCGCTCAAGATGCCCGACCACCCGCTTGCCGCCCGCTTCACGGTGGCCCACCCCGAATGGGCGGCCCACGCCACCATCTACGAAGTCAACGTTCGCAATTTCACGCCGGAAGGCACTTTTCGGGCCTTTGA
- a CDS encoding alpha-amylase family glycosyl hydrolase: MGIGIVWLMPVHPIGKVGRKGALGSPYAVRDYFAVSPEFGTLDDLRHLVQTAHALGMKVLLDWVANHTSRDNALIAEHPDWYQHDTAGQLVPPVPDWTDVVALDYTSRAMRRYMTDALSWWLRETDIDGYRCDVAGLVPTDFWDETRPVLDAIKPIFMLAEWDELYPSGGLSWEEFDSDTRLLEKAFDMSFGLRLHYLLDRIAEGHATLADIDTYLAAEREKYPPTVYLMHFTSNHDVNSWDGTEYERLGPLAQPFAVLTALLPGMPMLYSGQEAGLNRRLEFFGHDTIEWGDFPLQDFYTRLFQLRKTHAALANGDPASQLRRLPGPADTYAFTRSKGDAAVLCAVNIAAEARAVPAVAGQWRDLFSDEAMTLSPGQPLEVPAHGWQVLVAEPAASQPSALIIG; the protein is encoded by the coding sequence ATGGGCATCGGCATCGTGTGGCTGATGCCGGTGCACCCCATCGGCAAGGTCGGGCGCAAGGGCGCGCTGGGCTCGCCGTATGCCGTGCGCGACTACTTCGCCGTGAGCCCGGAGTTTGGCACGCTCGACGACCTGCGCCACCTGGTGCAGACGGCCCACGCGCTGGGAATGAAGGTGCTACTGGACTGGGTGGCCAACCACACCAGCCGCGACAACGCCCTCATCGCCGAGCATCCCGACTGGTACCAGCACGACACCGCCGGCCAGCTGGTGCCGCCCGTGCCCGACTGGACCGACGTGGTGGCGCTGGATTACACCAGCCGCGCAATGCGCCGCTACATGACCGACGCCCTGTCCTGGTGGCTGCGGGAAACCGACATCGACGGCTACCGCTGCGACGTGGCCGGCCTGGTACCCACCGATTTCTGGGACGAAACCCGGCCCGTGCTCGACGCCATTAAGCCAATATTTATGCTGGCCGAATGGGACGAGCTCTACCCTTCGGGCGGGCTGAGCTGGGAGGAATTCGACTCCGATACGCGACTGCTCGAAAAGGCCTTCGACATGAGCTTCGGCCTGCGCCTGCATTACCTGCTCGACCGCATTGCCGAGGGCCACGCCACCCTGGCCGACATAGACACTTACCTGGCCGCCGAGCGCGAAAAATACCCGCCCACGGTGTACCTCATGCACTTCACCAGCAACCACGACGTGAACAGCTGGGACGGCACCGAGTACGAGCGCCTGGGGCCGCTGGCGCAGCCCTTCGCCGTGCTCACGGCCCTGCTGCCGGGCATGCCCATGCTGTATTCGGGCCAGGAAGCAGGCCTGAACCGCCGGCTGGAATTTTTCGGCCACGATACCATCGAGTGGGGAGATTTCCCGCTCCAAGACTTCTACACGCGTCTTTTTCAGCTCAGGAAAACCCATGCGGCCCTGGCCAACGGCGACCCCGCCAGCCAGCTCCGCCGCCTGCCCGGCCCGGCCGATACCTACGCCTTCACCCGCTCCAAAGGCGACGCGGCCGTGCTCTGCGCCGTGAACATTGCCGCCGAGGCCCGGGCGGTGCCCGCCGTGGCCGGCCAGTGGCGGGATTTATTCAGCGATGAAGCCATGACGCTGAGCCCCGGCCAGCCGCTTGAAGTGCCGGCTCACGGCTGGCAGGTATTGGTGGCTGAGCCCGCTGCCAGCCAACCTTCGGCGTTGATTATCGGTTAG
- a CDS encoding aldo/keto reductase, which translates to MQTRELGRSGLQISPLMLGGNVFGWTIDEATSFAVLDAFVANGGNAIDTADAYSVWVPGHVGGESETIIGKWLRRRGRRDDVIIATKVGWEVNADNKGLKKDYILRAVEGSLQRLQTDYIDLYQSHKDDPTTPVEETLEAYAQLVKEGKVRVIGASNFTAARLQESLAASTKHGFPRYETLQNLYNLYDRADFEQNLATLLLQENIGAIPYYGLAAGFLTGKYRDQVDLQKSARGTGVGQKYLNDKGLTLLTALDAVADRQQATLAQVALAWLMQAPAVTAPIASATSVGQVTELLEATELRLTAEDLETLETTQAVPAVK; encoded by the coding sequence ATGCAAACCCGTGAACTCGGCCGCTCCGGCCTCCAAATTTCGCCCCTCATGCTGGGCGGCAACGTCTTTGGCTGGACTATTGACGAAGCCACTTCCTTCGCCGTGCTCGATGCTTTCGTGGCCAACGGCGGCAATGCCATCGACACAGCCGACGCTTATTCCGTGTGGGTGCCCGGCCACGTCGGCGGCGAGTCCGAAACCATCATTGGCAAGTGGCTGCGGCGGCGCGGCCGGCGCGATGATGTCATCATCGCCACTAAAGTGGGCTGGGAGGTGAATGCCGACAACAAGGGCCTGAAAAAGGACTACATTCTGCGCGCCGTGGAAGGCTCGCTCCAGCGCCTGCAAACCGATTATATCGACCTGTACCAATCGCATAAGGACGACCCGACCACGCCCGTGGAGGAAACCCTCGAAGCCTACGCTCAGCTGGTGAAGGAAGGCAAGGTGCGCGTTATCGGCGCATCCAATTTCACTGCTGCCCGCCTGCAGGAGTCGCTGGCGGCCAGCACCAAACACGGTTTCCCGCGCTACGAGACGCTGCAAAACCTGTATAATCTGTATGACCGGGCAGATTTTGAGCAGAACCTGGCCACGCTCCTGCTGCAGGAAAACATCGGCGCGATTCCGTACTACGGCCTTGCCGCCGGCTTCCTCACCGGCAAGTACCGCGACCAGGTCGACCTGCAAAAAAGCGCGCGCGGCACCGGCGTCGGCCAGAAATATCTCAACGACAAGGGCCTGACCCTGCTCACCGCTCTCGATGCCGTGGCCGACCGCCAGCAGGCCACCCTTGCCCAGGTGGCCCTGGCCTGGCTGATGCAGGCGCCGGCCGTGACCGCGCCCATCGCCAGCGCCACCAGCGTGGGCCAGGTCACGGAGCTGCTCGAAGCCACCGAGCTGCGCCTCACGGCCGAGGATTTGGAAACGCTGGAAACGACGCAGGCGGTGCCGGCAGTAAAGTAG
- a CDS encoding NADP-dependent oxidoreductase: MSLTNTRVKLASRPVGLPQPANFDIETIEVPSLEDGQVLVKISFISLDPAMRGWMNEGRSYIKPIAIGDVFRAGVAGQIAESKSPAFAVGDYVTGSLGVQQYAVVGAGATDPRSPEYLVKVDPSIVPLEAYLATLGMPGMTAYFGLLDTGQPKAGETVVVSGAAGAVGSVVGQIARLKGCRVVGIAGDQEKCDYCVQTLGFDACINYKTDNVRQALRAACPQGIDVYFDNVGGEILDLVLEQIRLKARIVICGAISQYNSTTGVRGPANYLSLLMNRARMEGIVVFDNAANYGTAAREMAGWIKEGKLHSPKIQVEHGVKNFLPALLKLFSGENFGKLVLVP; encoded by the coding sequence ATGTCCCTCACCAACACCCGCGTCAAACTTGCCTCGCGCCCCGTGGGGCTGCCGCAGCCGGCCAATTTCGATATTGAAACCATTGAGGTGCCCTCGCTCGAAGACGGCCAAGTGCTGGTTAAAATCAGCTTTATCTCCCTCGACCCCGCCATGCGCGGCTGGATGAACGAGGGCCGCAGCTACATCAAGCCCATTGCCATTGGCGACGTGTTTCGGGCCGGCGTGGCCGGGCAGATAGCCGAGTCGAAAAGCCCCGCCTTCGCCGTGGGCGACTACGTGACCGGCAGCCTCGGGGTGCAGCAGTACGCCGTGGTGGGAGCCGGGGCCACCGACCCGCGCAGCCCCGAATACCTCGTGAAAGTTGACCCCAGCATCGTGCCGCTCGAAGCCTACCTGGCCACCCTCGGCATGCCGGGCATGACGGCCTACTTCGGCCTGCTCGACACAGGCCAGCCCAAGGCGGGCGAAACCGTGGTGGTATCCGGCGCGGCCGGGGCCGTGGGCAGTGTGGTGGGCCAGATTGCCAGGCTCAAAGGCTGCCGCGTAGTCGGCATCGCCGGCGACCAGGAAAAGTGCGACTACTGCGTGCAGACGCTCGGCTTCGATGCCTGCATCAACTACAAAACCGACAACGTGCGCCAGGCCCTGCGCGCCGCCTGCCCGCAAGGCATCGACGTGTATTTCGACAACGTGGGCGGCGAAATTCTCGACCTCGTGCTGGAGCAAATCAGGCTGAAGGCGCGCATAGTCATCTGCGGGGCCATTTCGCAGTACAACAGCACCACCGGCGTACGCGGCCCCGCCAACTACCTCTCGCTGCTGATGAACCGCGCCCGCATGGAAGGCATCGTGGTGTTCGACAACGCCGCCAACTACGGCACGGCCGCCCGCGAAATGGCCGGCTGGATTAAAGAAGGCAAGCTGCACTCGCCCAAAATCCAGGTCGAGCACGGCGTCAAAAATTTCCTCCCGGCGCTGCTGAAGCTGTTTTCGGGCGAGAATTTCGGCAAGCTGGTACTGGTTCCGTGA